GCGACGGTGAGGCTGGAGGGCCGGCGGTCGGCGCCCGCAGGGGCCTCGGCCCGCAGGGTCGTACCGGGGGCGAAGCGGCGGTCGGGCTCGTCGGTGCGGACGTCGAGGGTGACCTCGCCGCGGATGCCGTGGGGCTTGCCGATGCGGCCGACGACGACCTCGATCTCGCCCGCTTGCTGATCACTCACGCGGCCAGCGTAGAGGTCGCGGAACGACGACGGGCGCCACCCCGGTGGGGGTGGCGCCCGTCGTCAGGCGTGCACGTCGCTCAGCGGCGGCGGTCGGTGTCCACGAAGTCCACCCGCGCCCCGCCGCGGCCCGCGAGGGCCGAGACGACGGTGCGGAAGGCGGTCGCGGTGCGACCGTTGCGGCCGATCACCTTGCCGAGGTCGTCGGGGTGGACCCGGACCTCGAGGATCGAGCCCCGACGCAGCTGCTTGTCGCGGACG
This genomic stretch from Nocardioides renjunii harbors:
- a CDS encoding RNA-binding protein, translated to MLAEALEHLVRGIVDHPDDVVVRDKQLRRGSILEVRVHPDDLGKVIGRNGRTATAFRTVVSALAGRGGARVDFVDTDRRR